TCCAAGGCCTGGTGTTCGGTCACCTCATAGGGGTGGAGATAGCCGTCAACAACCCGGAGAAGCTGGCCGCAATGGAGGGAACCAGCAGTGAGATCTTCAGCTTGGGGAGGGCCCTGGGCCTCGAAAATCTGATGAGCTTCATAGCCTACGGAAGCTTCGATGCCAAGCTCCCGGATTACGATCGGATAAGCTTGGACTACTGCACCTTAGATGGAGTTCCAGCCATCTCGGATTGCAGACCCCCTCTCATGATTCACTACCTATACTACGCGAAGATAGGCCTCAGCCTCCTCCTAGGGGTGTACGCTCTACTGTGCTCGATCCTGATCCGGAGGGGAGGGCTTCCGAGATCCCTCCTGATGGCCAATCTGGCCACTCCAGCGGCAGCCCAGCTCGTGAGCTTCCTCGGCTGGGCCGTCAGGGAGATGGGAAGGAAGCCCTGGTCCATATATGGGATCATGACGGTTGATGTCGCCCACACGGCCAACCCGGGGGATGTGCTCTCCTACTCGCTCATAGCGACCATACTGGTCTGCGTGGCTCTTGCCCTCATCTCGGCCGTCTGGAAGTTTTTGTATGAGCCTTCCCTGCGGGAGGTGTGAGCATGGTTCCCCAAGTCTTCTGCATCGCCCTGGTGTTCGGTATCCACATAGTCGCGGTCAACCTGGGCATAGCGCTATCCACGATGATCCCCTTCCTTAAGAGAAGGGCCGACCTGAGTGGCGACAGGGAGTTGGGCGACCTGACTAAGAGCATCTTCAGGATATATGCCGCAACATATGCTTTAGCTGGTGTGATGGGAACGGCATTCACCGTTTTCCTCCTCAGCTTCTACCCGGAGTTCGTTGGGGTTGCCGGAAACATAACGCTCGTGCCCTTCGGGCTGGCCATAGTATCCATACTGCTGCACTTCCTGGCGATAGTACTCTACTACTACGGCTGGGAGACCTTCTCCAGGGAGAGGCATTTCGCGGTCGGGATCCTGTTGGCCCTGACATCCTACACTATACCGCTGGGCTTCAGACTGGTATTCTCCTTCCTGAACACGCCAGCCGGCTTGAAGTTCGATGGTAAGCCTTACATAGAAACTTTCGAGGCGCTGCTGAACCCCACATTCGCCCCTCTATACCTGAAGAGCATAGTGGGGGCCCTCACCTTCGGCTCCCTGTTCATAGCCGCCCTGGCATCCCTCAGCCTGAGCAAGGGGGAGTCCCGGGGGTGGAGGTCCCTGTACTCAGTGAGCCTGAGCATCGCAACTTTATCCCTGTTCTTGATGCTCCTCCTGGGCCCATGGTATGCCATGTCGCTGCTCTCAACCCCGCTCAAGTTCGATAACATATTCAGGTCGTTCGGCTGGAGCGTCAGCGGCTCCTCGGCGGGCCCGGACATGGGTTGGTTGTTCGCGGTGAAATTGGTCTTGATATTGCTGCAGATATACGCCGTGGCGAGGCTCGCGCTGGGAGGAGAGCGGGGGGGAAGTTTCAGGCTCGCCCTCCTGGCAGCAGTTTCCGCCGCCCTGACGATACTGAGCGGTGAGTATCTGAATATGTTCAGCCAATACCCGTTCTTCCTAGCTAATCTTCCACTGGTGGCATCCCAGATACCTGAGCCTTGGAGGACAATTCTCGGCAGATCCCTCTCCCTAGAGAACGTCAGCCCCCTGGCCGGTGAGCCATCGCTCCTCCTGGCGACCGCCGTGGGCATCTCGATCCTGCTGGCGGCCGCGGCGTATTTCATCTACGTGGTGCTCCTGAAGGAGGAGTGACTATACGAGATTCCCATCATTTCCAAATTTTTATTTTCATGAAAGCCCAGAGTCCGGTGCTGCTAGCGTTTTTTGACCCTCACATCCACACCTCAGCGGGGGCATCCTCCACAATACGCGATAGGATCTTCAGTCATCTCGGGTTCGTTGGGGCTGGGACCTCGCCGGTGTGAAGTAGAAGATTATCTTTCACTCCGATTTGGTGC
This window of the Candidatus Korarchaeota archaeon NZ13-K genome carries:
- a CDS encoding cytochrome BD quinol oxidase subunit I; the encoded protein is MVPQVFCIALVFGIHIVAVNLGIALSTMIPFLKRRADLSGDRELGDLTKSIFRIYAATYALAGVMGTAFTVFLLSFYPEFVGVAGNITLVPFGLAIVSILLHFLAIVLYYYGWETFSRERHFAVGILLALTSYTIPLGFRLVFSFLNTPAGLKFDGKPYIETFEALLNPTFAPLYLKSIVGALTFGSLFIAALASLSLSKGESRGWRSLYSVSLSIATLSLFLMLLLGPWYAMSLLSTPLKFDNIFRSFGWSVSGSSAGPDMGWLFAVKLVLILLQIYAVARLALGGERGGSFRLALLAAVSAALTILSGEYLNMFSQYPFFLANLPLVASQIPEPWRTILGRSLSLENVSPLAGEPSLLLATAVGISILLAAAAYFIYVVLLKEE